The proteins below are encoded in one region of Diorhabda carinulata isolate Delta chromosome 3, icDioCari1.1, whole genome shotgun sequence:
- the LOC130892041 gene encoding uncharacterized protein LOC130892041 isoform X2, protein MSTYEKSEHLIIISTLAFMGIITVSQIFLVCYSRFTYTNFRKFIVAKGRLLQLVPVVTLSTVTSTVVDNVPYVLSRECQPTAPPPTQYTDPDISRTYGNKEMPPRYAA, encoded by the exons ATGAGTACATATGAAAAGAGTGAACATTTAATAATCATATCTACATTAGCTTTCATGGGAATTATTAcagtttcacaaatttttttagtatgtTATTCCAGATTTACGTATAcgaatttcagaaaatttattGTTGCAAAAG GTAGATTGTTACAATTGGTACCAGTAGTAACTCTTTCAACTGTAACATCAACTGTAGTGGATAATGTGCCTTATGTTTTATCAAGAGAATGTCAACCAACAGCTCCGCCACCCACTCAATATACAG ATCCAGATATATCAAGAACATATGGGAACAAAGAAATGCCACCAAGGTATGCTGCCTAA